The Sorangiineae bacterium MSr11954 DNA segment TGGGATCGCCCCACACCGCGGCCGCGATCCGCCACGTGTCCTTGACGCGGAGCAAGGCGATGTGATCGACGTAGCGCCGTCCGTGCGCGACGACATCGAGCTTGGCGAAGGCGATTTTGCCGGACGCCTTCGAGGCGAGGACGCGCCATTGGGCTTGGCGGCCGTCCTCTCCGCGCTCGCGCCGGGCGGCATAGCGGGCGGCCCACTCGGAGACGCTGGCGCGCGCGTACGGTACACCGGCGACGTGAACGGCGCTGTAGATGCACTCGTCCAAGTGCGAGCTCGCGAGCAGCGCGGGATCGTTGTCGAGGGCGGCGCGGATCTTTTGCTCGAGGGCGCTGCGTACGCCCGGCTCGTCGGACCACGGGGGCGGCGCCTCCTCGGGCTTCAGCATGTCGTAGACTTTGTCCACCACCCGCCACCCGTCGGGCGTGTCGACGACGAGCAGCAGATCGTGGAAGCGGTGGGTCGCGTAGCGTGCGTACGACGCGACGATGGCCATCGGGCCTTCGCGATCGAGGACTGTGAGCGTTCGCTCCAGGGCGGGGACGCAGGGCTTGGGCGCGTCGATGGCGAGCCACCAGGCGAGCATGGTCTTCGACTGCACGGCGCCTGCGTCGTCGACCCGCACCAGGTGCGACGCCGGGTGAAATGCGGTGCGCAGCGGGGTGCT contains these protein-coding regions:
- a CDS encoding nuclear transport factor 2 family protein codes for the protein MRYLLLALAASCAPAASTLPAPSTTTAQSAPAAPSPTTARSTPAAPAAPRHTSPEGPARAYIDASDRCTSTPLRTAFHPASHLVRVDDAGAVQSKTMLAWWLAIDAPKPCVPALERTLTVLDREGPMAIVASYARYATHRFHDLLLVVDTPDGWRVVDKVYDMLKPEEAPPPWSDEPGVRSALEQKIRAALDNDPALLASSHLDECIYSAVHVAGVPYARASVSEWAARYAARRERGEDGRQAQWRVLASKASGKIAFAKLDVVAHGRRYVDHIALLRVKDTWRIAAAVWGDPS